One genomic window of Maribacter aquivivus includes the following:
- the rimP gene encoding ribosome assembly cofactor RimP, translating to MLKEKVKELLEQGLQEDPSLFLIDFTMGADNSIHVVIDGDYGVTVNDCIKISRAIENDLDREEHDFSLEVASAGAAAPLVMPRQYVKNIGRKLEVRTNDDKFEGNLTAVNDDSIVLEWKAREPKPIGKGKVTVQKKEEVNFSDIIKAKVVLKF from the coding sequence ATGCTAAAGGAAAAAGTAAAAGAATTATTGGAACAAGGTCTTCAAGAAGATCCCTCCCTGTTTTTAATCGATTTCACTATGGGTGCTGATAATAGCATTCATGTTGTAATAGACGGTGACTATGGAGTTACGGTTAATGATTGTATAAAAATAAGTAGGGCTATTGAAAATGATTTAGATCGTGAAGAACACGATTTTTCCCTTGAAGTTGCCTCTGCAGGTGCAGCGGCTCCGTTGGTTATGCCTCGTCAATATGTGAAGAATATTGGTAGAAAACTTGAAGTTCGTACAAACGACGATAAGTTTGAGGGAAATTTGACCGCTGTAAATGATGATTCTATTGTTTTGGAGTGGAAAGCTAGAGAGCCTAAGCCGATAGGTAAAGGAAAAGTGACCGTTCAGAAAAAAGAAGAAGTAAATTTTTCAGATATTATTAAAGCAAAAGTTGTATTAAAATTTTAA